In a single window of the Nicotiana tomentosiformis chromosome 8, ASM39032v3, whole genome shotgun sequence genome:
- the LOC104099552 gene encoding probable aquaporin TIP-type RB7-18C has translation MVKIAFGNYNDSVSAASIKAYLAEFIATLLFVFAGVGSAISYNKLTTDAALDPAGLVAVAVAHAFALFVGVSMAANISGGHLNPAVTFGLAVGGNITILTGFFYWIAQLLGSTIACLLLKFVTGGLAVPTHGVAAGLTGFEGVVMEIVITFALVYTVYATAADPKNGSLGTIAPIAIGFIVGANILAAGPFSGGSMNPARSFGPAVVSGDFSQNWIYWVGPLIGGGLAGLIYGDVFIGSHDPLPVSEDYA, from the exons ATGGTGAAGATTGCCTTTGGTAATTATAATGACTCTGTTAGTGCAGCCTCAATCAAGGCATACCTAGCTGAGTTCATTGCTACTCTTCTCTTTGTTTTTGCTGGTGTTGGATCTGCAATATCTTACA ATAAGTTGACAACAGATGCAGCTCTAGACCCAGCTGGTTTAGTAGCAGTGGCTGTGGCACATGCATTTGCATTGTTTGTTGGAGTTTCAATGGCAGCCAATATCTCAGGTGGTCATTTAAATCCAGCTGTCACATTTGGATTGGCTGTTGGTGGCAATATAACTATCTTGACTGGTTTCTTCTACTGGATTGCCCAATTGCTTGGCTCTACAATTGCTTGCCTTCTCCTCAAATTCGTTACTGGTGGATTG GCTGTTCCTACTCATGGAGTTGCTGCTGGGCTCACTGGATTTGAAGGAGTGGTAATGGAGATAGTGATCACTTTTGCACTGGTCTACACTGTTTATGCTACTGCAGCAGACCCCAAAAATGGCTCCCTTGGAACAATTGCACCTATTGCAATTGGGTTCATTGTTGGAGCAAATATCTTGGCTGCTGGCCCATTTAGTGGTGGGTCAATGAACCCAGCTCGATCATTTGGGCCTGCTGTGGTTTCTGGAGATTTTTCACAGAACTGGATCTATTGGGTCGGCCCACTTATTGGTGGAGGATTAGCTGGGCTAATTTATGGTGATGTGTTTATTGGATCACATGATCCACTTCCAGTCTCTGAAGACTATGCTTAG